The DNA sequence GCCCTGGAGGGCGTCGGCGACCTAGGGGCGACTATGCCTGTGAGCATCGAACCCCCCTTCGAAGTGTCCGCGCTACGCGAGGGCCGGTGCCCCCACTGCCGGACGCGTTTGGAGAGGCAGGAGGGGGGGTTCCTCTTCGTGAAGAACGCCATCATCAAGGTGGACCTCAAGACCCGCCTGGCCGCGGCCAAGTGCCCGCAGTGCAAGCGGTGGGTCGAGGTCCCGCTGCAGCTGGCCGGGCCCTAGCCGGTCGGTCCGCTGCAGCTCGTCGCCCCAACGGCATAGGTTCGCATCGTCGAACAACGCCGGGGCATCCAGGGGCCCGGCTCCTGGAACCCCGGCGGTTGACTTTCGGACGCCCACGCCGGCGCGGCCCCCGGCCGGGAGAGGAGCGCAGGATGAGCGAGCAGCCGAAGGAGACCAAGGCGCAGCGCGTGGAGCGCCTCAAGCGGGAGAAAAATCCCTGGGAGTGCCTGGAGGAGATCCAGCGGTTCGCGCGCGAGGGCTATGCCGCCATCCCGCCGGAGTGGCTGGGGACCTACTTTCGGTGGTGGGGGGTCTACACCCAGGGGGACGGCGTCGGCGCCGTGGGGGGGAAAGGAGGCGAAGGGAAGCCCGTCCCCTACTTCATGGTGCGCATCCGAATCCCGAACGGCTTCCTCCTTTCCCACCAGCTCCGCACCGTCGCGGACCTGACGACCAAGTACGCCAGGGGGATCGGCGACATCACCGTCCGCCAGAACATCCAGCTCCACTGGGTCGCCATCGAGGACCTGCCCGCGGTCCTCGCCAGCCTCTGGCGCTGCGGTCTCACCACCATGGGCTCCTGCGGCGATGACACCCGCAACATCACCGGCTGCCCGCTCGCCGGGGTGGATCCCGACGAGGTCGTGGACGCCTCCCCCCTCGCCCATGCCGCGACCCGGATGCTGAACGGGAACCCGGCCTTCTACAACCTCCCGCGCAAGTACAAGATCTGCATCACCGGATGCCGGGTCTGGTGCGGTTACCCCGAGATCAACGACATCGGCATGACCGCGGTGAGCCGCGCCGCCGGCGGGAAGCCGGAGGTCGGTTTTTCGGTTCGGGTCGGCGGGGGATTGTCCACCGACCCGCATCTGGCGGTACGCCTCAACGCCTTCGTGCGCTGGAACCAGGTCCTCCCCGTGGTCCGGGGGATCACGGAGCTCTTTCGGGACTCGGAGGGCCTCCGGCAGAACCGGGAGCGGGCGCGCCTCAAATTCCTGTTCCTCCGGGAGGGCTGGACGGCGGAGCGCTTTCAGGAGGAGCTGGAGGACCGCCTCGGCTTCCGGCTCGACCCGGCCGTGCCGGAGGAGCCGCCGGAAGACGTCTACCGGGACCATGTCGGCATCCACCCCCAGCGGCAGGAGGGCTACCATTCTGCGGGCATCCCGGTGCTGCGCGGGCGGATCACCGCCGAGCAGATGGCCCGGGTGGCCGACCTGGCCGACCGGTACGGGACGGGCGAGGTGCGGACCACCGCCATGCAGAACCTCCTCCTCCTGAACATCCCGGCCCGTCACGTGGACGCCCTCGCCGGAGAGACCGAGGCCGCCGGGTTGCGCCTGGGCGCCTCCCCGTTCTGGCGAGGGACCGTCGCCTGCACGGGGACCGAGTTCTGCAAGCTGGCCATCACCGAGACCAAGGGCTATGCCCGGTGGCTGGTGGAGGACCTGGAGGAACGCCTGCCCGGCTTCGAGCAGCACCTGAAGATCCACATCACCGGCTGCCCGAACTCCTGCGGGCAGCACTGGATTGCCGACCTCGGAATCGAGGGGAAGAAGGTGAAGGTGGACGGCAAGATGGTGGATGCCTACTACTTCTGCGTCGGCGGGGCGGTCGGGAAGCATCAGGCCATCGCGCGTCCCGTCGGGTACCGCTGCCCCGCGACCGAGGTCCCCGAGGCCATCGCGCGCCTGCTCCGGGGCTACCTCCGGGACCGGGTGAACGGCGAGAACTTTCGCCGATTCTGCGCTCGGCACGGTGACGAGGCGCTGCGGGCGATCCTGGCAGGGGCCGAGGTCGCCGCGGCGGTCCGAGACCCCTCCCCCGGCCGTCCTCCCCACGGGGTCGAGGCGTAGCACGGGCCGCTACGCCCCCGGGCTCTCGCCATCGCCGCGGGAGCAGTCGGGAATGTCCAGGTGATCGGACGCGTAAAGGAGGAGCGATGAGCGAATATGCCAACCCGCAGGTTCTGGTCTCGACGCAGTGGGTCGAGGAGCATCAGCGGGATCCGAAGGTGCGGATCGTCGAGGTGGACGTGGACGCGAAGTCCTACGAGGAGGGTCACATCCCCGGGGCCATCGCGTGGTCCTGGAATACCCAACTCTGCGACACGGTCCGGCGGGACATTCTTCCGAAAGCCGACTTCGAGAGGCTGATGGGCGTTTCAGGAATCGACAACGGCACCACCGTGGTCCTCTACGGGGATAACAATAACTGGTTCGCCGCATGGGCCTTCTGGCAGTTGAAGATCTACGGCCATGGCGATGTCCGGCTGATGAACGGGGGGCGGAAGAAGTGGATCGAGGAGAAGCGGGAGCTGAC is a window from the Candidatus Methylomirabilis sp. genome containing:
- a CDS encoding nitrite reductase; amino-acid sequence: MSEQPKETKAQRVERLKREKNPWECLEEIQRFAREGYAAIPPEWLGTYFRWWGVYTQGDGVGAVGGKGGEGKPVPYFMVRIRIPNGFLLSHQLRTVADLTTKYARGIGDITVRQNIQLHWVAIEDLPAVLASLWRCGLTTMGSCGDDTRNITGCPLAGVDPDEVVDASPLAHAATRMLNGNPAFYNLPRKYKICITGCRVWCGYPEINDIGMTAVSRAAGGKPEVGFSVRVGGGLSTDPHLAVRLNAFVRWNQVLPVVRGITELFRDSEGLRQNRERARLKFLFLREGWTAERFQEELEDRLGFRLDPAVPEEPPEDVYRDHVGIHPQRQEGYHSAGIPVLRGRITAEQMARVADLADRYGTGEVRTTAMQNLLLLNIPARHVDALAGETEAAGLRLGASPFWRGTVACTGTEFCKLAITETKGYARWLVEDLEERLPGFEQHLKIHITGCPNSCGQHWIADLGIEGKKVKVDGKMVDAYYFCVGGAVGKHQAIARPVGYRCPATEVPEAIARLLRGYLRDRVNGENFRRFCARHGDEALRAILAGAEVAAAVRDPSPGRPPHGVEA